The following are encoded together in the Weissella soli genome:
- the yjeM gene encoding glutamate/gamma-aminobutyrate family transporter YjeM — protein sequence MSSKSKKLGLGAVILMMFTTIFGFANGPVAFAQMGYAAIIWYLLGGLLFFLPTAMMYAEFGASYTDAKGGIYTWMEEALGQKVAFIATFVGLASWITWMIGVAQKVWIPFSTLFAGHDATQSWSLFGMSSGETVGVLAALFVIVVAFFVNRGVSAIARISSIGGVFVMALNGILLLASVVILLASGGHFAEPVQLHSFLISSNPAFQSPFQMISFALYAIFAYAGLEQMGSVMENIDEPEKTYPKGAIIATIVIGIGYSLSILLWGVSTNWLHLSAMKSANLGNITYVLMNNLGVQLGQSLHLSQATALLLGDLFTRFAGIGMFMAYVGSFFYLTYGPIKSFILGTPKEFWPARVVRLNKHGIPATAVWAQAIIVVVLILGISFGGKNASQLYLILTNMGNVSTTLPYVFLVLAFPFFKRLPNVKRPFVFFKSAKSYWPVTILVELLMLLSIGLTIWEPFSTGDWFDGMWTILGPVLFAIIAWILFARAEKHEKTND from the coding sequence ATGAGTTCGAAATCGAAAAAGTTGGGCTTAGGGGCCGTAATTTTAATGATGTTTACGACCATTTTTGGGTTTGCCAATGGGCCGGTGGCCTTTGCACAAATGGGCTATGCCGCCATCATTTGGTATTTGTTAGGTGGCTTACTATTTTTTCTACCGACAGCGATGATGTACGCTGAATTTGGTGCTTCATATACCGATGCCAAAGGTGGTATTTATACGTGGATGGAAGAAGCACTGGGCCAAAAAGTTGCTTTCATTGCCACGTTTGTGGGCCTGGCTTCATGGATTACCTGGATGATTGGGGTGGCCCAAAAGGTCTGGATTCCTTTTTCAACCTTGTTTGCGGGCCATGATGCCACCCAAAGCTGGTCATTATTTGGTATGTCGAGTGGAGAAACTGTCGGCGTTTTGGCGGCGTTGTTCGTCATCGTCGTTGCGTTCTTTGTCAATCGTGGGGTTTCGGCCATCGCGCGGATCTCATCAATCGGGGGCGTCTTCGTGATGGCTTTGAATGGAATCTTGTTGCTGGCTTCCGTGGTAATTTTACTAGCTTCTGGGGGGCACTTCGCTGAACCAGTGCAGTTGCATTCATTCTTAATTTCAAGTAACCCAGCCTTCCAATCACCTTTCCAAATGATTTCGTTTGCCTTGTATGCTATTTTTGCTTATGCTGGGTTGGAACAAATGGGTAGTGTTATGGAGAATATCGATGAACCTGAAAAGACCTATCCGAAGGGCGCTATTATCGCAACCATCGTGATCGGTATTGGGTATTCGCTGTCAATCTTGCTATGGGGTGTCTCAACGAACTGGCTACATTTAAGCGCAATGAAATCAGCTAATCTGGGGAATATCACCTATGTCTTGATGAATAATCTGGGTGTGCAGCTGGGTCAATCTTTGCATTTGTCCCAGGCCACCGCGCTCTTATTAGGTGATCTCTTCACTCGTTTTGCGGGGATTGGTATGTTTATGGCCTACGTGGGTTCCTTCTTTTATCTAACTTATGGACCAATCAAGTCATTCATTCTTGGTACGCCCAAAGAATTTTGGCCAGCGCGCGTGGTGCGTTTGAATAAGCACGGTATTCCTGCAACGGCTGTTTGGGCCCAAGCCATCATTGTGGTGGTCTTAATCCTAGGAATTTCATTCGGTGGGAAGAATGCCAGCCAGTTGTACCTGATTTTGACGAATATGGGCAATGTTTCGACGACCCTGCCATATGTCTTCTTAGTTTTGGCATTTCCATTCTTTAAGCGTTTACCAAATGTGAAGCGCCCGTTTGTCTTCTTTAAGAGTGCAAAAAGTTATTGGCCAGTAACGATTTTGGTTGAGTTATTGATGTTGCTTT
- a CDS encoding NUDIX domain-containing protein, with product MVVMENYFKNLRAKIGHDEIIMSGVAGILFNEDRTAVLLQKRSDSSQDVWGIPGGMIPLNDTNSSAIIREFKEEMNLDVKPVSLWGVQSDFHIEFPSGDKAQIIGTLLEVEKIGGDLEVDGDETIEAEFVPLDPVPTMYNSQHQYWIDQVAAGNRGFFKN from the coding sequence ATGGTTGTAATGGAAAACTACTTTAAAAATTTACGCGCTAAAATCGGGCATGATGAAATTATTATGTCAGGTGTGGCCGGTATTTTATTCAACGAGGATCGCACGGCTGTCTTACTGCAGAAACGTAGTGATTCAAGCCAGGATGTTTGGGGAATTCCAGGTGGTATGATTCCATTAAATGACACCAATAGTAGTGCTATTATCCGAGAGTTTAAAGAAGAAATGAACTTGGATGTCAAGCCGGTTTCATTGTGGGGGGTCCAATCTGATTTCCATATTGAATTTCCCTCAGGGGACAAGGCGCAAATTATTGGGACCCTCCTTGAAGTTGAGAAAATTGGTGGTGATCTTGAGGTTGATGGGGATGAGACCATAGAAGCAGAATTTGTACCATTGGATCCGGTACCAACTATGTATAATTCACAACACCAATACTGGATCGACCAAGTAGCAGCGGGTAACCGCGGTTTCTTTAAAAATTAA
- a CDS encoding ABC transporter permease/substrate binding protein, which yields MGELVGKLPVAQWVEDIVDWLTTNLSGMFNFIQTVGNKLMDGMTAGLTAIPAWMFIIGLTALALIFSSKKLGFVFFTFIGLLFIWNQNLWADLMSTLTLVLVSSIISIVIGVPLGIWMSKKEYVARVVQPILDFMQTMPGFVYLIPAVAFFGIGVVPGVFASVIFALPPTVRMTNLGIRQVPNDLVEAADSFGSTPKQKLFKLELPLATSTILAGINQTIMLALSMVVIASMIGAPGLGRGVLSAVQNADVGKGFVNGLALVVLAIIIDRFTQKLNVSPEDKVQNGSKPWRKWATLGIFVVMIGTGFANSFVASGAKAKTLDLVYVQWDSEVASSNVLAVAMRQHGYKVNLTPLDNSIMWQSVANGQADASVSAWLPTTHSAQYNKYKDQIDLLGPNLKGATTGLVVPKYMKVNSIADLTTEANKNITGIEPGAGEMKAATKALTAYGLKSQGWQLTPASSGAMTVALGKAIKAHQDIIVTGWQPHWMFQKYDLKYLKDPKHVFGEAETINTFTRKDLKQDKPKVYKVLKNFKWTKADMEKVMLDVSNGKSVESAAKDWISKHPKQVDAWFK from the coding sequence ATGGGAGAATTAGTTGGGAAACTACCGGTAGCCCAGTGGGTGGAAGATATTGTTGATTGGTTAACGACGAATTTGAGTGGGATGTTTAATTTCATTCAGACGGTCGGTAATAAACTGATGGATGGAATGACGGCTGGTTTGACAGCGATTCCCGCTTGGATGTTTATTATCGGTTTGACCGCGTTAGCATTGATTTTTTCAAGTAAAAAATTAGGCTTTGTCTTTTTCACGTTTATTGGGTTGCTCTTTATCTGGAATCAAAATCTATGGGCAGATTTGATGAGTACCTTAACGTTGGTCCTCGTTTCTAGTATCATCTCGATTGTGATCGGGGTACCACTAGGAATTTGGATGTCAAAGAAAGAATACGTGGCACGTGTTGTGCAACCAATCTTGGACTTCATGCAGACGATGCCTGGGTTCGTGTACTTGATTCCCGCGGTTGCGTTCTTCGGCATTGGTGTCGTACCAGGTGTCTTCGCGTCAGTGATTTTCGCCTTGCCACCAACTGTCCGGATGACGAACTTAGGAATCCGGCAAGTGCCAAATGATTTGGTTGAAGCGGCTGATTCATTTGGATCAACGCCAAAACAGAAATTATTCAAGCTTGAATTGCCATTGGCGACGAGTACGATTTTAGCCGGTATAAACCAAACTATTATGTTGGCATTGTCAATGGTTGTGATTGCCTCAATGATCGGTGCCCCTGGGCTAGGTCGTGGTGTGCTTTCCGCCGTCCAAAATGCCGATGTTGGTAAAGGATTCGTCAATGGATTAGCGCTGGTTGTCTTAGCGATTATTATTGACCGTTTTACCCAGAAATTAAATGTCTCACCAGAAGATAAAGTGCAAAATGGTTCAAAACCATGGCGTAAGTGGGCTACCTTGGGAATCTTTGTTGTGATGATCGGTACTGGTTTTGCAAATAGTTTTGTTGCAAGTGGTGCCAAAGCAAAAACATTGGACTTAGTTTACGTTCAATGGGATTCTGAAGTGGCCTCAAGTAACGTCTTGGCGGTGGCCATGCGACAACATGGGTATAAAGTGAATTTGACACCGCTGGATAATTCAATCATGTGGCAATCAGTGGCCAACGGTCAGGCAGATGCTTCTGTTTCAGCCTGGTTGCCAACCACCCACTCAGCCCAATACAACAAGTACAAGGATCAAATTGATTTGCTTGGACCAAATCTAAAGGGTGCCACCACTGGTTTGGTAGTGCCAAAGTATATGAAGGTCAACTCAATTGCTGACCTGACCACTGAGGCCAACAAGAACATTACGGGTATTGAGCCAGGTGCCGGTGAAATGAAGGCAGCTACCAAGGCCTTAACCGCATATGGTCTGAAGAGCCAAGGTTGGCAGTTAACACCCGCATCATCTGGTGCGATGACCGTCGCCTTAGGTAAGGCTATCAAGGCCCACCAGGACATCATTGTGACTGGTTGGCAGCCACACTGGATGTTCCAAAAGTATGATTTGAAGTATTTGAAGGATCCAAAGCATGTCTTTGGTGAAGCAGAAACCATTAATACCTTTACGCGTAAGGATTTGAAGCAAGATAAGCCTAAGGTTTATAAAGTTTTGAAGAATTTCAAGTGGACGAAGGCTGATATGGAAAAGGTGATGCTGGATGTATCCAATGGTAAATCCGTTGAATCAGCAGCTAAGGATTGGATCAGCAAGCACCCTAAGCAAGTCGATGCTTGGTTCAAGTAA